The region ACTTTTTTCTACACTCTCTTTAAATTAGTTCCACATATTAATAATTTAGCTGAAATTTTTTTATTTGTGATTTTCTTTTATATATTTAAAACCATTTTGAATATGTTCTCTCATATAAAAAATAGCAGCATCTTCATTTTTCTCTTTCAAGGCTTTTAAAATTAACTTGTGTTCTTGATCAATTTGTTTTCCTCTTAAACCATCATAAGCAGAAAGTCTTCTATCATAAATTAGAATATCATTAAGTTGTGTTATTAAATTTTTTAGTCTTTTATTATGAGAATATTCAATAATTACATTGTGAATTTCATTACTAACTTTAATTCTTTCATCTACAGTATCATGTTTTTCTTTTAAAAGATTTAAAAGTCTGTCAATTTCAGTTTTAGGAATAATATTAATACACAATTTTACAGCTAATGTTTCTAGAACTTCTCTACATTGATATGCCTCTTTAACTTCATCAATGGTATATTTTTTTATAAATACTCCTTTCCAAGGTATGATTTCAACAATTCCATCAACAGCAAGCATTCTAAAAGCTTCCCTAACTGGTGTAGGACTAACATCAAGCATTGTTGCAATTTGTACTTCATTTAATTTGATTTCATCTTTAAACTCATCATTTAAAATCATATATTTTAAGATTTCATAGACTTGCAAATTTAAAGTTTTTTTCGTTTCAATTTTAAAAGATTTCAAAATTTTTATTCACTCCTTAAATACTATTTTTTTTAATTATAACAGATAGATATCTTCTTTTCAATGAAAATACTAAATAAAAAACTTTACAAAACAAAAAAATAATATATAATATATTCTATAGAATATATTATTAATAAAATTAGGGAGGTTTTATATGAAAGAAATTTTAATGGGAAAAATAGCTGACAAAATTATTGATGTAAATTTAAAAATGACTTCAGGAGAAAAACTTTTAATTGTAACTGAAGCAGAAAAAGTACCAATTGCAAATGCTATAGCCGCTTCTGCATATAGAAAAAATATTGAACCAATTATTAGTATAATGATTCCTAGAGAAATGGATTCACAAGAGCCACCTGAAATTATAGCTGCTGCATTAAAAGTAGCAGATGCATTTGTTTCAGTAGTTGGAAAATCTATCACACATACAAATGCTATAAAAAATGCTATAGAAAATGGAGCTAGAGGATTAGTTTTAACACAATTTTCTGAAGATATGATGATACATGGAGGAATGGAAGCTGATTTTGAAAAAATAAAACCTGTTTGTCTAAAAGTTGCTGCAGCATTGGCAAATTCAAAAAAAATTCATCTAACAACTCCATTTGGAACAAATTTAACATTCTGTGCTGAAAATAGAAGAGGAAATGCCTTGTATTGTTTAGTTGAAAAAGGAAAATTTTCTACAGCTCCAACTGTAGAAGCAAATGTATCACCAATTGAAGGAACTCCAGAAGGAATTATAGTAGTGGATGCTAGTGTTCCATACATAGGAATAGGTTTATTGAAAGAACCAATAGTTTGTAAAGTTGAAAAAGGATTCATAACTTCTATAGAAGGAGGAAAACAAGCAAAATTACTTAGTGAGGATTTAGCTAGTAAAAAAGATCCTAATGTATATAATGTTGCAGAACTAGGTATAGGATTAAATCCTAATTGTCGTTTTATTGGTTTAATGTTAGAAGATGAAGGAGTTTATGGTTCTTGTCATATAGGAATAGGAACAAGTGTGAATTTAGGAGGTGTTTTAAAAGCAGCTTGTCATTATGATTTAATAATGACAAAGCCAACTATCATAGCTGATGGAATAACAATAATGAGAGATGGTGAATTAGTAGGAGAATTTTATTCAGAAGTTTATAAAAAATAGGAGGAATTTTTATGAAACTGGAATTAACAATGTTTAATACTACTGCAATTGCTGTTTTAATATTATTTTTAGGAAGTTATGTAAAAAGTAAAATGGAAATTTTAAGAAAATTTTGTATTCCTGTTCCAGTAGTTGGAGGATTAATATTTACAATTTTTACACTTATAGGTTATACAACAAATATTTTCTCAATAAAATTTGATTTTACGTTAAGTGATTTTTTTATGTTAGCATTTTACACAAGTATTGGTTTTACAGCAAGTATATCTCTCTTGAAAAAGGGTGGAATAAAAACAATAAAGTTACTTATAGTTTCTAGTATTCTTGTTATATTACAAAATGGAATAGGGGTTATAATTTGTAAAATTTTAGGGATAAATCCATTAGTAGGAATAGCAACAGGTTCTATTCCTATGACTGGAGGTCATGGAACATCTGCAGTATTTGCAGGTCCTTTAGAAAATTTGGGTTTAAGTGCTGCAAATACAATCACATTAGCTGCAGCTACATTTGGGTTGGTAGCTGGTTCTTTAACAGGAGGACCACTAGGAAGGTATTTGGTAGAAAAAAGTATTAAAAATAATAAAGTAAACCATAATCAAAAAACTAATATTAATATCAATGAAGAAACAGAAAATAAATTGTCAGCAAAAGGCTTTGAACAGGCTATTTTCTTGTTATTATTAGCTATGGCTTTAGGAACAATAATTTCTACATTATTAGGAAAAACAGGACTTACTTTTCCAGCTTCTGTAGGTGGAATGTTAGCTTCAGCTTTTATTGTAAATATAAAAAATTTTGATAGACTATATCCAATTAAGCATACTGAAATACATATTTTTGGTGAGATATCACTTGCTATTTTTTTATCTATGAGTATGATGAAATTAAAATTATGGCAAATTATAGATTTAGCAGGACCAATGTTAATTTTACTTTTTGCACAGGTTATCTTAATTGTAATTTTCATAATATTTATTGCTTTTCCTGTAATGGGAAAAGATTATGAAGCAGCAGTAACATGTTCAGGATTCTGTGGATATGGATTAGGAGCAGTTCCTACAGGAGTTGCTAATATGGATACATTAACTGAAAAATATTACCCTGCTCCAGAATCTTTTTTTATTGTTCCTTTAGTGGGTTCACTTTTTATAAATATAGTAAATACTTTTATAATAACTTTTTTCATGAATGTTGTTTAAAATATAAGAAACATTAAAAAATTATAAATTTATAGGAGGATATTATGTTAAAAAAATTTTCTTTATTACTAGTTATTGTTTTATCTTTGTTTGCTTTTATTTCATGTAGACCATCAGAATCTAAAAAAGAAGATACAAATTCACCTATTGTCATAAAAATAGGACACACTGATTCAAGTTCTCGATCAACAAATACTTGGAGTGTTGAATTAGGAAAAATATTGGAAGAAAAAGCTCCTGGTAAGTTTCAAGTTGAAGTTTATCCTGATGGTCAATTAGGGGATACACCAGATTTAGTTGCTGGAGTTAAATTAGGGACTGTTACAATGATGTTTGATTTATCAGCAGCTATTACTGCAGCAGCAGGACCTGAATCTGCATGTATAGATTTACCTTATTTGTATCCTACTTATGAAGATTGGATAACAGGAACATTTGAAAATGGAGGTTTGGAGCTATTTAATGAATACTTAAAGAAACAAGGATACTATTGTATTGATATGTACTATAATGGAATGAGACAAGTGGCAAGTGTAAAAAGAAATTATCACAATTCTGATGATTTAAAGGGACAAAAAATAAGAATTGCACAAAATGAATTAAATGTTGATATGTGGCAAGCAATGGGGGCAAATCCTACTCCAATGTCTTGGGGTGAAGTTATCACTTCTCTTTCTCAAGGAACTATTGATGCTTTAGATCACTCTTTAGGTGTTTTTAATGATTTTTCTTTACATAAAATTGCCCCATATATTACTTTAACAAATCATGCAAGTTCACCATTTCCAATTGTTTGTTCATTAGACTGGATTAATTCACTTCCAGAAGATTTAAGACAAATATTGGAAGAAAGCGTTCATGAAGTTGCTAAGAAACAAAGAGAAGAAGAAAGAGCGAATGAATTAAAATATATAGAAAGATTTAAATCAGAAGGGGCTACAGTTGAAGAATTAACTCCTGATGAAGTTAAGGCTTTTCAAGAAAAAGTAAAACCTGTGTATGATAAATGGAGAAAAAAGGTTGGAAATGAAGTTATTGATAAATGGCTTGAAACAGTTCCTAAAAAATAAAAGGAGAAAAATCTATGGAAAAAGATAAGATTATTCAATTCTTAGATAGATTGGAAGAAAGTATTTTAGTTGGGATGTTTGCTCTGATGGTGCTTATTATTTTTATACAGGTTATAATGCGTTATATTTTTAATAATTCTTTATCATGGTCAGAAGAATTAGGAAAGTTTTTATTTGTTTGGGTTTCTTGGCTTGGAATTAGTATTGGAGCAAAGAGAAAAGAACACATAAAGATAACTATGTTTGTAGATAAATGTTCTCCACAATTGAAGTGTTTATGTGATATATTGTCAGAATTTATTGTATTTGGAATTTGTGCAATAACTGCTTATTATGGACTTGAATTAGTTGTTTCACAATCACAAGTCTTTTTTGCAGGAATAAAAATTAGCATGTCTTGGGGATACTTATCTGTAGTTTTTGGTTGTTTTATTATGATGATTAGAAATTTAATAATTATAAAAGACTCTTTCACTGCTTTAAGGAAAGGAGGGAAAGAAGAATGACTTTTTTTGTATTATTTATAGTATTATTTATTATGTTAGCAATAGGGGTTCCTGTTGGTTTTGCAATTGGTGGAGCAACAATGGTCTCTATGTATTTTTGCTCTAACTTAAATATGGTTGTTAATGCACAATATTGTTTTTCAGGGATTAATTCTTTTACAGTTATGGCAATTCCTTTCTTTATGTTAGCAGGATTAATAATGTCTACTGGTGGAATTGCTAAAAGGATAGTTAATTTTGCTTCAGCATTAATCGATTTTGTTACTGGAGCTTTAGGCTGTGTTACAATTCTTGCTTGTATGTTTTTTGGAGCATTATCTGGTTCAGGAATGGCAACAACTTCTGCTATTGGTGGAATGATGATTCCTGAGATGAAAAAGAAAGGATATTCTTCAGAATATGCCGCTACTTTAGTTTGTTTTGGTGGAATTGTAGGGCCAATTATTCCTCCTAGTTTATCTTTTGTTCTTTATGGAGCTACAACAAATACTCCAGTACCAGAATTATTTTTAGCAGGTGTACTTCCTGGAATTTTTCTTGGGCTTATCTTTTTACTAATGAATATCTTAATTTGTAAAAAAACAAAAACAGAAGTAAGAAAAGTTGAGGAAGAACAGGCAGTAACTTTTAAAGAACTTTTACAAAATAGAATCAAAAGAATTTGGATTGCAACTAAAGAAGGAATATGGGCATTGCTATCACCAACAATTATACTTGGTGGAATTTATTCAGGAATTTTTACTCCTACTGAAGCAGCCTGTATATCAGTTGTTTATTCTGCTTTTGTTAGTTATTTTATTTATAAAGATTTAAATTTGAAAGCATTATATAATACTTTATTAGATGCAGCTGTACTAAATGGAATAACTTCTTTCTTATTAGGATATTCTACTGTATTTTCAACTTTTATGACTTTTGAAAAAGTTCCTCAAATGATTTCTACTTTTTTAACTACTATTTCTAGTAATCCATTTGTTGTACTTTTCTTTATAAATTTAATTTTACTATTTATTGGATTATTTTTAGATACAGTTCCAGCTATTATTGTAATGGCACCAATGCTATTACCAACTGTAAAAACTTTGGGGATAAACCCAGTTCATTTTGGAGTTGTAATGGCAGTTAATTTAGCTATAGGACTTTGTACACCACCATATGGATGTAATTTATTTGTAGGAGCAGCTGTTGCAAAGATAAAATTAGATAGTATGTTTAAATTAATTATTCCATTTTTTCTTGCAGCTATTTTTGCACTTGCAATAATAACATATATTCCTTGGCTTTCTTTAGTATTTATTAATAATTAATTGAAAATTATCATAATTTTTAAAAGGGGGCTGTTGAAAATTTTCAACAGCTTCTTTTAGATTTCTTCATGTTCTTCAATTTTTTTCCCATAGTCTTTAAATCGTTCTATCATATTTAACATTTCTTCTTTATCTAAAATTTTAGGTAAACCTATTGATTTTGATATACAAAAAAGTTCTGAACAAAATTCAACATTTTCAGCAATATTATATGCTTCTGCTAAACTTTTTCCAACAGCTATCATTCCATGGTTACTAAGAAGGACAGCTTTTTTATCTTTCATTGCTTTAAAAGCATTTTTAGCTAATTTTACTGTTCCATATGTTGCATATTCAGCACAAGGAATATCAGTACCAGCAACTGCTAATAAATAATTTATTGCAGGTAAGCCCTCTATATTAGTACAAGAAATTGCAGTTGCATATTTTGAATGGGTATGAACAACTGAAAAAACATCTTTTCTATATTTATAGAAAATTCTATGCATATCACTTTCACTTGAAGGAACTCTATCTCCATCAACTATTTTTCCAGTTTCAACATCTATAATTACAATATCTTCTGGTATTAATTTAAAATAATCTATTCCACTTGGAGTTATTGCCATTAATTTTTGTTTTGTATCACATATACTGATATTTCCGCCAGTACCTCTAGTTAAACCATCAGTTATCATTTTTTTTCCATATTCTATTATTTCTTTTCTTTCATTTTCTAATAACATAGAACCTCCTAATTGATTTCTTTTAAATAAGATATTATTTTTTTAATTTTTTTTATTCCAATTTCTATTTCATAAAGTGAAGTTGAAGCAAATGATATTCTAAATTTACCATTATTTCTATTGTCTTCATAAAAGATATACCCTGGAAGAATTAAAAGACCATTATTTTTACATAATTCATAAAATATATCTTCATCTATTTGTTGATTTAATTTAAGCCATATAAAAAAACCTCCTTCAGGTTGATGCATAATTTTTAATTCAGCTATATTTTTCAATTCATTTACTAAATAATTTAATCTATTGTTTAAAATACCTTTTAATTTATTTAAAAAGAATAGAAAGTAACCAGTATTTATAAAAGTTTCCAACATATTTTGTTGAACTTGAGAAGGTATAATAGAAAAAGCTATTTTTTCCATTAAAAATTTATCTTTAAGTTTTGGAGGAACAATCACACAAGTTAATCCCAAGAAAGAGCCTAAGAGTGTTGAAAAATCTCTTATATAGAAAATTCTTTCTTTTCCTATTCTTTCTAAACTTTTAAATGAAAGATACTTTTTGTTATAAGATAAAGGTGAATAATTATCTTCTTCAATTATATAAAAGTCAAATTTTTCTGCTAATTCTAAAAGATACATTTTTTTATCTTCAGACCAACATACTCCAGAGGGGTCGTGAAAATTAGGAGTTACATAAACTAAATCTATTTTTTCTAATGACAATATATTTTCAAAATTTTTAAAATCCCATCCATCATCTAAAAGGTGCACACCACGAATATTAACAAGTTTT is a window of Fusobacterium simiae DNA encoding:
- a CDS encoding GntR family transcriptional regulator; this translates as MKSFKIETKKTLNLQVYEILKYMILNDEFKDEIKLNEVQIATMLDVSPTPVREAFRMLAVDGIVEIIPWKGVFIKKYTIDEVKEAYQCREVLETLAVKLCINIIPKTEIDRLLNLLKEKHDTVDERIKVSNEIHNVIIEYSHNKRLKNLITQLNDILIYDRRLSAYDGLRGKQIDQEHKLILKALKEKNEDAAIFYMREHIQNGFKYIKENHK
- a CDS encoding aminopeptidase encodes the protein MKEILMGKIADKIIDVNLKMTSGEKLLIVTEAEKVPIANAIAASAYRKNIEPIISIMIPREMDSQEPPEIIAAALKVADAFVSVVGKSITHTNAIKNAIENGARGLVLTQFSEDMMIHGGMEADFEKIKPVCLKVAAALANSKKIHLTTPFGTNLTFCAENRRGNALYCLVEKGKFSTAPTVEANVSPIEGTPEGIIVVDASVPYIGIGLLKEPIVCKVEKGFITSIEGGKQAKLLSEDLASKKDPNVYNVAELGIGLNPNCRFIGLMLEDEGVYGSCHIGIGTSVNLGGVLKAACHYDLIMTKPTIIADGITIMRDGELVGEFYSEVYKK
- the gltS gene encoding sodium/glutamate symporter, with product MKLELTMFNTTAIAVLILFLGSYVKSKMEILRKFCIPVPVVGGLIFTIFTLIGYTTNIFSIKFDFTLSDFFMLAFYTSIGFTASISLLKKGGIKTIKLLIVSSILVILQNGIGVIICKILGINPLVGIATGSIPMTGGHGTSAVFAGPLENLGLSAANTITLAAATFGLVAGSLTGGPLGRYLVEKSIKNNKVNHNQKTNININEETENKLSAKGFEQAIFLLLLAMALGTIISTLLGKTGLTFPASVGGMLASAFIVNIKNFDRLYPIKHTEIHIFGEISLAIFLSMSMMKLKLWQIIDLAGPMLILLFAQVILIVIFIIFIAFPVMGKDYEAAVTCSGFCGYGLGAVPTGVANMDTLTEKYYPAPESFFIVPLVGSLFINIVNTFIITFFMNVV
- a CDS encoding TRAP transporter substrate-binding protein, producing MLKKFSLLLVIVLSLFAFISCRPSESKKEDTNSPIVIKIGHTDSSSRSTNTWSVELGKILEEKAPGKFQVEVYPDGQLGDTPDLVAGVKLGTVTMMFDLSAAITAAAGPESACIDLPYLYPTYEDWITGTFENGGLELFNEYLKKQGYYCIDMYYNGMRQVASVKRNYHNSDDLKGQKIRIAQNELNVDMWQAMGANPTPMSWGEVITSLSQGTIDALDHSLGVFNDFSLHKIAPYITLTNHASSPFPIVCSLDWINSLPEDLRQILEESVHEVAKKQREEERANELKYIERFKSEGATVEELTPDEVKAFQEKVKPVYDKWRKKVGNEVIDKWLETVPKK
- a CDS encoding TRAP transporter small permease, with translation MEKDKIIQFLDRLEESILVGMFALMVLIIFIQVIMRYIFNNSLSWSEELGKFLFVWVSWLGISIGAKRKEHIKITMFVDKCSPQLKCLCDILSEFIVFGICAITAYYGLELVVSQSQVFFAGIKISMSWGYLSVVFGCFIMMIRNLIIIKDSFTALRKGGKEE
- a CDS encoding TRAP transporter large permease, with product MTFFVLFIVLFIMLAIGVPVGFAIGGATMVSMYFCSNLNMVVNAQYCFSGINSFTVMAIPFFMLAGLIMSTGGIAKRIVNFASALIDFVTGALGCVTILACMFFGALSGSGMATTSAIGGMMIPEMKKKGYSSEYAATLVCFGGIVGPIIPPSLSFVLYGATTNTPVPELFLAGVLPGIFLGLIFLLMNILICKKTKTEVRKVEEEQAVTFKELLQNRIKRIWIATKEGIWALLSPTIILGGIYSGIFTPTEAACISVVYSAFVSYFIYKDLNLKALYNTLLDAAVLNGITSFLLGYSTVFSTFMTFEKVPQMISTFLTTISSNPFVVLFFINLILLFIGLFLDTVPAIIVMAPMLLPTVKTLGINPVHFGVVMAVNLAIGLCTPPYGCNLFVGAAVAKIKLDSMFKLIIPFFLAAIFALAIITYIPWLSLVFINN
- a CDS encoding L-fuculose-phosphate aldolase gives rise to the protein MLLENERKEIIEYGKKMITDGLTRGTGGNISICDTKQKLMAITPSGIDYFKLIPEDIVIIDVETGKIVDGDRVPSSESDMHRIFYKYRKDVFSVVHTHSKYATAISCTNIEGLPAINYLLAVAGTDIPCAEYATYGTVKLAKNAFKAMKDKKAVLLSNHGMIAVGKSLAEAYNIAENVEFCSELFCISKSIGLPKILDKEEMLNMIERFKDYGKKIEEHEEI
- a CDS encoding aminotransferase-like domain-containing protein gives rise to the protein MKYEEIIQDMKVKIIQGYWKIDDKLPSLRQLARKYKTSSNTIAFAFRILKDEGYIFSIPAVGYFIKKRKDFQISKQVKTILKSYYDAENKNDNLINFTSTNLLSKYINNNFISYLFETQKKFFNQNENLENSSSLISCISDLLEEDEIFILDENMVITSSSQLSIEMIIRLFSNKNKLTIALSDPSHYSVINILEKLVNIRGVHLLDDGWDFKNFENILSLEKIDLVYVTPNFHDPSGVCWSEDKKMYLLELAEKFDFYIIEEDNYSPLSYNKKYLSFKSLERIGKERIFYIRDFSTLLGSFLGLTCVIVPPKLKDKFLMEKIAFSIIPSQVQQNMLETFINTGYFLFFLNKLKGILNNRLNYLVNELKNIAELKIMHQPEGGFFIWLKLNQQIDEDIFYELCKNNGLLILPGYIFYEDNRNNGKFRISFASTSLYEIEIGIKKIKKIISYLKEIN